The Lysobacter gummosus sequence ACGATCATTGATATCGGCGATTGAAGTGCGCGGCGGCGGGTCGCGCGCGATTCGCCGGCGAGGGCGGTGACGCGGCCCTCACCCCAACCCTCTCCCGCGCCGCGGGAGAGGGAGCATGGGCGTTGCGAAGGCCATCGCGCCTTCGCAGCGCGCGCGGACTGTGCAATCCCGCGGCGCCGCAGCCGCACGCGCACGCCGCCGCCCGAGCCGGCATGCGACACTGCGCCGTCGCCACCGCGCTGATCTCCGCATGACCGACCTGAGCATCGAACAGGCCGCCGCCGCGCTCGCTCGCGGCGGTGTGATCGTTTATCCGACCGAGGCGGTCTGGGGCATCGGCTGCGATGCCGACAACCGCGCCGCGGTGATGCGCCTGCTGGCGATCAAGCAACGGCCGATGGACAAGGGCGTGATCCTGATCGCCGCATCGGTGGAGCAGTTCGACGGCCTGATCGACTGGCCGGCCCTGGCGGACGAACGCGCCGAAGCGGTGCGCGCCAGCTGGCCCGGGCCGAACACCTGGGCGGTTCCGGCGACCGCCGCGGTGCCCGACTGGATTCGCGGCGATCACAACAGCGTCGCCGTGCGCGTCACCGCGCATCCGCAGGCGCGGGCGCTGTGCCAGGCGCACGGGCGCCCGATCGTCTCCACCAGCGCCAACCTCGCCGGCCACCCGCCGGCATTCCAGCGCGACCAACTCGATCGCGCCATGCTCGCGCTCAGCGACGGCGTGTGCGCGGGCGAAACCGGCGGCTTGGCCGCGCCGACGCCGATCCGCCTGGCCGCGACCGGCGAGGTGCTGCGCGCCTGAGCGCGGCGATTCGCCCTCCCCAACTCTGCCCCGCTTCCGCGCCGAGCGCGCCGCCACGCCGACCCGGCTGCGACGCGCCCGGCGCTATCCTCGGGCCGTCCGCTTCGGAGCGCAGCCATGAACTCATTGCCCGCCTGGTCGGTCTGGGCGCTGCTGTCGGCGGTGTTCGCGGCCCTGACCGCGGTGCTGGCCAAAGTCGGCGTGCAGGGCGTCAGCGCCGATTACGCGACCCTGGTCCGCACCCTGGTGATCGTCGCGGTGCTGGCGCTGCTGGTGCCGATGAGCGGACAGTGGGTCGATCCGCGCACTCTGCCGGCGCGTTCGCTGCTGTTCCTGGTGCTGTCGGGACTGGCCACCGGCGCCTCATGGCTGTGCTACTACCGCGCCCTCAAGCTCGGCGACGTGTCGCAGGTGGTGCCGGTGGACAAGCTCAGCGTGGTGTTGGCGGCGCTGTTCGCGGTGGTGTTCCTGGGCGACCGGCCCAGCGCGCGCGAATGGCTCGGGCTGCTGATGGTCGGTAGCGGCGTGCTGGTCCTGGTGTGGCGGCGATGAGCGGCGGGTAAATCCGCGAATCCATGACGCAATTCGACTTTCCCCTAACGCGGAGGAGGCGCAAGATGCGCGCATGAACTCCACCCGC is a genomic window containing:
- a CDS encoding L-threonylcarbamoyladenylate synthase translates to MTDLSIEQAAAALARGGVIVYPTEAVWGIGCDADNRAAVMRLLAIKQRPMDKGVILIAASVEQFDGLIDWPALADERAEAVRASWPGPNTWAVPATAAVPDWIRGDHNSVAVRVTAHPQARALCQAHGRPIVSTSANLAGHPPAFQRDQLDRAMLALSDGVCAGETGGLAAPTPIRLAATGEVLRA
- a CDS encoding EamA family transporter, coding for MNSLPAWSVWALLSAVFAALTAVLAKVGVQGVSADYATLVRTLVIVAVLALLVPMSGQWVDPRTLPARSLLFLVLSGLATGASWLCYYRALKLGDVSQVVPVDKLSVVLAALFAVVFLGDRPSAREWLGLLMVGSGVLVLVWRR